The proteins below are encoded in one region of Qingshengfaniella alkalisoli:
- a CDS encoding O-antigen ligase family protein, producing MIIAVVIAMRLSPKMFGRLLFVFFGIAMIASILFGEVRGDTGAWLGIYGSKNALAGAAATFIVIAASQILDGSAPYGYRLLAVFGGLIGCVLLLLAQSVSAMAVVPPAILIQLGLLLYYRMSSAERFVSVSGLTLLGLLLAILIATNFSALEALMLETTGKDATLTGRTDLWDVALRFIRERPFLGMGYQAFWVHGHAPAEALWAYFGIDGRSGFNFHNTYLSNAVEIGILGVGLQIFVLYGAAILTCVWAVTSHRAEAALMFVMVVIVIIISFVEVPIFFQFSLRSVLIICAFVYGVEGVRANGRWR from the coding sequence GTGATCATTGCCGTGGTGATCGCGATGCGCCTCAGTCCGAAGATGTTCGGCCGTCTCCTGTTCGTTTTCTTCGGCATTGCCATGATTGCCAGTATCCTTTTCGGAGAGGTGCGAGGCGATACAGGGGCGTGGTTGGGGATTTATGGCAGCAAGAATGCGCTCGCCGGTGCCGCAGCAACCTTCATTGTGATTGCGGCGTCCCAAATTCTCGACGGCTCGGCACCCTACGGGTATCGCCTCTTGGCTGTGTTTGGCGGTCTGATCGGATGTGTATTGCTGTTGTTGGCACAATCTGTCAGCGCGATGGCGGTGGTTCCGCCCGCGATCCTGATTCAGCTCGGCCTCCTGCTGTACTATCGTATGTCTTCGGCGGAACGCTTTGTGTCGGTCTCGGGCCTGACACTGCTGGGGCTTCTGTTGGCAATTCTGATCGCTACGAACTTTTCGGCGCTCGAAGCCTTGATGTTGGAAACCACCGGCAAGGACGCAACACTGACGGGGCGAACGGATTTGTGGGATGTCGCGCTTCGTTTTATCCGAGAACGGCCGTTTCTGGGGATGGGGTATCAAGCGTTCTGGGTGCATGGACATGCGCCTGCCGAAGCACTTTGGGCCTATTTCGGGATAGACGGGCGCAGCGGGTTCAACTTTCATAACACCTATCTGTCGAACGCGGTGGAAATCGGCATTCTCGGGGTCGGCTTGCAGATATTCGTCCTGTATGGCGCGGCCATACTGACCTGTGTCTGGGCCGTGACGTCACATCGGGCGGAGGCCGCACTGATGTTTGTCATGGTCGTGATCGTGATTATCATCAGCTTTGTGGAAGTGCCGATCTTCTTTCAGTTCAGCCTGCGCAGCGTGTTGATCATCTGTGCCTTCGTCTACGGCGTTGAAGGGGTGCGCGCGAACGGGCGGTGGCGGTAG
- a CDS encoding family 16 glycosylhydrolase, whose protein sequence is MAQAELPRGESFVDDFDSFDSSIWGVSDGWVNGDWQNCQWSRDAMNVQNGMLHLQFAAQATDNRDYVCGEIQSRKVYGYGTYEARYRTAKGSGLNAAFFTYIGPHHGQPHDEIDFEVLTRDTSMVSLNTYVSSEPNNGKRVRLPQDSDMSFITYSFVWSEEGITWYVDGEKVHETAAGTPLPTHEQKIYASFWGSDSFPNWMGPFDPPAKALTMEVDWIAFTAEGEDCQFPESVVCTLD, encoded by the coding sequence GTGGCGCAAGCGGAGCTTCCGCGCGGCGAAAGCTTTGTTGATGACTTTGACAGCTTCGACTCTTCCATTTGGGGAGTGTCTGATGGCTGGGTCAACGGTGATTGGCAAAACTGTCAGTGGTCTCGCGATGCTATGAATGTTCAGAATGGCATGCTGCACCTGCAGTTCGCCGCGCAGGCAACAGACAATCGCGACTATGTCTGCGGTGAAATCCAGTCACGGAAGGTCTATGGTTACGGGACATATGAAGCGCGGTATCGTACAGCAAAGGGCTCAGGCCTCAACGCGGCCTTCTTTACCTATATCGGTCCACATCACGGCCAGCCTCATGACGAAATCGATTTCGAGGTGCTTACGCGCGATACATCCATGGTGAGCTTGAACACATATGTGTCGAGTGAGCCTAACAATGGAAAACGGGTTCGGCTTCCGCAAGACTCGGACATGAGCTTCATCACCTATTCCTTCGTCTGGTCGGAAGAGGGCATCACATGGTATGTTGACGGCGAGAAAGTTCATGAAACTGCCGCGGGAACACCTCTGCCGACGCATGAGCAAAAGATCTATGCAAGTTTCTGGGGAAGTGATTCGTTTCCAAACTGGATGGGGCCGTTTGATCCTCCGGCAAAGGCTTTGACGATGGAAGTCGACTGGATCGCGTTCACCGCGGAAGGCGAAGATTGCCAGTTCCCGGAATCAGTCGTTTGCACGTTGGACTGA
- a CDS encoding glycosyltransferase family 2 protein: MVMANYNGASHLLSAIRSVLAQSMSSLELLIADDASTDRSIEIVETIAKTDPRVRLLKSTVNSGPAAARNRALAAAQGQWIAVVDSDDLIHPQRFERLVALAESEAADGCADDLIYFHESGTAQEPPTLLGDVAPGSATLITPAMMLGGTQDGLGSADLGYLKPLIRRDRIGNSRYREDIRIGEDHEFYLRLLLDGARMILTPQSYYLYRRHAASISHRLRPEDIDAMIRVQEDLAPRFGPVEKARARLRRAALLRSKQYETCVQDIKNRRALPAAARAIRHPHVVLGLARIARARLVSTTAPVQPQNLADVHLAPLGTQAAPETLLIELPEREADWVAADWSKVSTATQTDGVHVRADGPLAQFAMGYVCVSAQTPAMERKSIPLPAPDNPLVQVRTPTYRRPDALRRCLESLVEQSHENWICDVYDDDPNGSAKEIVDGFGDPRIHFNHNRPQRFASRNIDSCFSRANPREADFFCVVEDDNYLLPDFMEENIAVCRDKGVEIIFRNQLIEHGSGTNHAQLSENGILDDKLNEGLYDADVFRLCLIADIGVSNGGLFWSRHAKSDLEIHEACSATLQEYLRTFSINEPMYVAMKPLAVWAENGEDTTRDIGMNTGYLARELSLKRSITQLQKLAWTRANQADRARFLNHPAFRYSADMRARGLVKSHIDLRAGQVLGWRETLRLALRGGLIRLLGRPERGLAPFLAARQG, encoded by the coding sequence GTGGTAATGGCAAACTACAATGGAGCATCTCATCTGCTGTCTGCCATACGTTCGGTCCTGGCGCAGTCTATGTCATCGTTGGAACTTTTGATCGCGGACGACGCATCTACGGACCGAAGCATTGAAATCGTCGAGACGATTGCAAAGACGGACCCGCGCGTGCGCCTTTTGAAATCCACCGTGAATTCCGGACCTGCGGCTGCCCGCAACCGTGCGCTCGCCGCCGCGCAGGGACAATGGATCGCGGTGGTTGATTCCGATGATCTGATCCATCCGCAACGCTTTGAACGCCTTGTCGCGCTTGCCGAGTCTGAAGCTGCTGATGGCTGCGCCGACGATTTGATCTACTTTCACGAAAGCGGCACCGCGCAAGAGCCGCCAACATTGCTGGGTGATGTGGCACCCGGTTCTGCTACACTGATCACCCCCGCCATGATGCTTGGCGGAACGCAAGACGGGCTTGGCTCGGCAGATCTGGGTTATCTCAAACCCCTGATCCGCCGCGACCGTATCGGGAATTCACGCTACCGCGAGGATATTCGCATTGGCGAAGATCACGAGTTCTATCTCCGCCTTCTACTGGACGGTGCGCGGATGATCCTGACGCCGCAATCATACTATCTCTATCGTCGCCATGCAGCGTCGATTTCTCATCGGCTACGTCCCGAGGACATAGATGCAATGATCCGGGTCCAGGAGGACTTGGCCCCGCGGTTCGGACCCGTCGAGAAAGCACGGGCCCGATTGCGCCGTGCTGCGCTGTTGCGCAGCAAGCAGTACGAAACCTGCGTTCAGGACATCAAGAACCGTCGCGCTCTGCCCGCCGCCGCAAGGGCAATTCGACACCCGCATGTTGTGCTGGGGCTAGCACGGATAGCACGGGCGCGGTTAGTCTCAACCACGGCCCCTGTCCAGCCACAAAACCTGGCTGATGTTCACCTCGCACCGTTGGGCACACAGGCCGCTCCGGAGACCCTGTTGATCGAACTGCCGGAACGCGAAGCGGACTGGGTTGCGGCGGATTGGTCCAAGGTGTCGACAGCAACGCAGACAGATGGCGTGCATGTGCGTGCCGACGGGCCGCTCGCCCAGTTCGCAATGGGTTATGTTTGTGTATCCGCCCAAACACCAGCCATGGAAAGGAAGAGCATACCATTGCCAGCACCCGACAACCCTCTGGTTCAGGTCCGCACGCCAACCTACCGACGGCCGGACGCTCTGCGCCGGTGTCTCGAAAGCCTAGTGGAACAGAGCCATGAGAACTGGATATGTGACGTTTATGATGATGATCCGAACGGTTCGGCCAAGGAGATAGTCGACGGATTTGGCGATCCACGCATCCATTTCAACCACAACCGCCCCCAAAGGTTCGCATCGCGTAACATCGACAGCTGCTTTTCGCGGGCAAACCCGCGTGAAGCCGACTTCTTCTGCGTTGTCGAGGACGACAACTATCTTCTGCCGGATTTCATGGAAGAAAACATCGCCGTCTGCCGTGACAAAGGCGTCGAGATCATTTTCCGAAACCAACTGATCGAGCATGGTAGCGGCACAAACCACGCGCAGCTAAGCGAGAACGGCATCCTCGACGACAAGCTCAATGAAGGCCTGTACGACGCCGATGTTTTCCGGTTGTGCCTGATCGCGGATATTGGTGTCTCAAATGGCGGGCTGTTCTGGTCGCGTCATGCCAAGTCCGATCTGGAGATACATGAAGCTTGCAGTGCAACGCTGCAGGAATATCTGCGCACCTTTTCAATCAACGAACCCATGTATGTCGCTATGAAACCTTTGGCCGTGTGGGCCGAGAACGGGGAAGACACGACGCGCGACATCGGCATGAACACGGGCTACTTGGCGCGTGAGTTGTCCCTGAAACGGTCGATCACGCAACTGCAGAAACTCGCTTGGACACGGGCAAACCAAGCCGACAGAGCACGGTTTCTGAACCATCCGGCTTTTCGCTACTCGGCAGATATGCGTGCGCGCGGGCTTGTAAAGTCACATATAGATCTGCGCGCCGGTCAGGTGCTGGGTTGGCGTGAAACACTGAGGCTGGCACTACGTGGAGGTCTTATTCGACTGCTAGGCCGACCGGAACGCGGATTGGCCCCCTTCCTTGCTGCCAGACAAGGCTAG